In Chryseobacterium sp. C-71, the genomic window TCAACTTCAGAAATTTCACAAACTAGCAGTAAGCTTAAAGCATATCCAAACCCATTTGCAGATGTGTTGAACATTTCAGATGTGAAAAATGTAAAATCCATTTCAGTTATTGATATTGCTGGTAGAATAGTGAAAACTATAGAAAAACCAAGCTCGGCTCTTCAGTTAGGAGAATTGAAATCTGGTCTGTATATGGTTATTTTAAATATGAATGATGGTTCTAGACAGACAATCAAAGCAATCAAAAAATAATCAATTATAAACTTTAAATTATGATAGCGACCAATTTTGGTCGCTATTTTTTATTAAAATACTAGTAATTTAAAATGATTTATAATTATAAATAATAGATTATTAATAAATTATTTTACTGTATTGATTTAAAATGATTATTATTTGATATTTTATTTTCGTTATGGATTCTGATTTTAATATGAATATTATTCTTTTAAATGCATTTTTGTATGGTTGAAATTTAATTTATATGATATTTTATATTTTATTTTAATGAAATAATTGTAAATTAGTGTAAATTTTAAAACAAAACAAAATGAAAAAAAACATTATTTTTTCTCTTAATTCCTTTTTTGGGATTTTCACAATGGACAGAGAACTTTGATGCGGGGACGACGTTGCCAGCAGGGTGGGCGGTTATAAATGATGGAGGGGCTAATGGTTGGGTTTTTGGCGTTCCTGATTTTGGTTCTGCACAAACACCTACAAATGTTGCTACGCTTACGTATGATGCAACAGCGCATGATGATTATTTAATTACAAAAGCGATTACTGTAACCGCAGGTGTAAGTGATCGGCTTTCTTTTTTTGTAAAGTCAAGATCTTCTACCTTTCTTGAAAATTATGAAGTTTTGCTTTCAACTACAGATCAAACAAAACCTGCGTTTACAACAGTACTTCAAGCTACTCAAAAAGCACCAAGTGTATGGACTGAAAAAACCTTTAGTTTATCTGCCTATGTTGGGCAGACGGTCTATGTAGCTATTCATGCGACCGATACGGATCAGTGGCAAATCTATGCTGATACTTTTAAAGTAGATTCTGCCCCAACTGTTGTGCCAACATGTACATCTTTTACTACTCCTACAAACGGGGCTGTTGGTGTAAATGTAGATGGCATCTTAAATTGGACTTCAGTAGCTTCAGCTACTGGATATAAGGTAAAGGTAGGGACAACCACCGGAGGAAGTGATATAGTAAATAATGTAGATGCAGGTAATGTAATAACATATAACATAACTGGAAACCTAAACGCAAGTACTGTGTACTATGCAACCATTACTCCTTACAATGCTGTAGGAGATGCTGTAGGGTGTTCTGAGATTTCATTTACCACAATGGCTCCACCTGCAAATGATGATTGTGCAAATGCGGTGATGTTAACTTTGGGATCGAATTTTGCTCAGAATGCAATTTCTGGATCAACATCTGCTTCTACCAATACTCCTGCATTAACTGCGTCTTGCTTATTTACGCCTTCTAATGTCGGAGGCAATGTGTGGTATAAAGTGGTGGTTCCTGCCTCGGGTAGTTTAACTATTGAGACTGCTGGTGTTGCGGGTTCTTCATTAACTGACACAGTTATTTCGGTGTTTTCAGATTGTACTGGTGCAACTTCTCTTGGATGTGATGATGATACTGGTACTGATGCTTTCTCTAAGTTAGAACTAACGTCTCAAACACCAGGTGCTACACTATATATAAGTGTTTGGAAATTTGGTACTGCTACAAGTGGTGATGGTGCTTTCAATATTTCAGCTTATGACGCAAGTGTTTTAGCTACTTCGGATGCTGCTCAAGTTAAAAACAATAAGCTTACAGCATATCCAAACCCATTTGCAGATGTGTTGAACATTTCAGATGTGAAGAATGTAAAATCCATTTCAGTTATTGATATTGCTGGTAGAGTAGTGAAAACTATTGAAAAACCAAGCTCGGCTCTTCAGTTAGGAGGATTGAAATCTGGTCTGTATA contains:
- a CDS encoding T9SS-dependent choice-of-anchor J family protein, with translation MGFSQWTENFDAGTTLPAGWAVINDGGANGWVFGVPDFGSAQTPTNVATLTYDATAHDDYLITKAITVTAGVSDRLSFFVKSRSSTFLENYEVLLSTTDQTKPAFTTVLQATQKAPSVWTEKTFSLSAYVGQTVYVAIHATDTDQWQIYADTFKVDSAPTVVPTCTSFTTPTNGAVGVNVDGILNWTSVASATGYKVKVGTTTGGSDIVNNVDAGNVITYNITGNLNASTVYYATITPYNAVGDAVGCSEISFTTMAPPANDDCANAVMLTLGSNFAQNAISGSTSASTNTPALTASCLFTPSNVGGNVWYKVVVPASGSLTIETAGVAGSSLTDTVISVFSDCTGATSLGCDDDTGTDAFSKLELTSQTPGATLYISVWKFGTATSGDGAFNISAYDASVLATSDAAQVKNNKLTAYPNPFADVLNISDVKNVKSISVIDIAGRVVKTIEKPSSALQLGGLKSGLYMVVLNMNDGSQQTIKAIKK